Below is a window of Spirochaetae bacterium HGW-Spirochaetae-1 DNA.
AGGATCAGGTCTTCATTCCACTGCTGTGGTGGTATGAAACAAATAATGTTCTGAATGTATCGGTAAAGCGGAAACGATTAAAACAGGCTGAAGTTGAAAATATCCTAGAACTTGTTCATAAATTAAAAATTGAAACCGACTCGGAGATGGGACTGGTATTTTCTAAACGAATATTTGAAATATCACAGTTGCATTCCCTTTCCTCTTATGATTCCGTGTATGTTGAGCTGGCGATCAGGAAGAAAGCAAAACTTATGACTCTTGACAGGGAACTGGCCGATGCCGCCCGGGTGATCGGCATTGCCGTTGAGTAGATTACCGTGGGGGTTTTGGCCGGAATCACCGGCCGGGTGATGTATGTTCCGGTTTCCCGGAACCTGGGAACGGGGATTCTTGGCAGAATCCCTCTGCCGGGTGGGATGTCCCGGGGGGCCGGGACAGGCCCTTTGCCCCTTTTTTGTCACGCCACAAAAAAGAGGCGAAAAAAGGGCGCTCGCTCAAACGC
It encodes the following:
- a CDS encoding twitching motility protein PilT; translated protein: MNYVIDCSFSSALFLPDEKSEYVRSFFLNLKKQDQVFIPLLWWYETNNVLNVSVKRKRLKQAEVENILELVHKLKIETDSEMGLVFSKRIFEISQLHSLSSYDSVYVELAIRKKAKLMTLDRELADAARVIGIAVE